Genomic window (Gammaproteobacteria bacterium):
GTACCCGCGCAAAAAACCGCCCCGCTCTGGCTGGCGACCAACCCGCCCGGCGATCGCGCCATTCGGGCGATTACATTCATTCAAGCGCCCTTGACCTGAGCCATGACCTCTTCGGCGAAGTTTTCCTGCTTCTTCTCCAACCCTTCACCGACCTCGAATCGCACGAACCCGTTAACCTTCGCGTCTGCGGATCCCAGCAGTGCCCCCACGGTCCGCTCGGGGTCCTTCACGAACGGCTGCCCCAGGAGGGTGATCTCGCCCAGGTACTTACGGATCCTGCCTTCGACCATTTTCTCTATGATGTTCGCCGGCTTGCCGCTGGACGCTGCCTGTGCGGAGAGGATCTCCTTTTCCTTCTCCAGTACCCCGGGCGGAACGTCAGCCTCGGCGACACACATCGGTCGGCTCGCAGCGATGTGCATCGCGACGTCGCGTACCAGGGTGTCCTCGCCGCCTTCGGCATCGACGAGCACGCCGATGCGCGTACCGTGGAGATACGAGCCGATTTGCCCTCCATCCGAGACCACCCGTTCGAACCGCCTCACCTGGATGTTCTCCCCGATCTTGCTCACGAGATCGAGTCGCGACTGTTCCACCGTATGATCGTCCGAGCCCGCCAGATTCATGGCATTCAGCGCTTCGACGCTTGCGGGGGACTGTTCCAGCACGGTTTCCGCGACCGCCGCGGCAAACGCCCCGAAGGAGTCGTCCTTGGCCACGAAGTCCGTCTCGCAGTTGACCTCAACGATCGCGGCAGTCTGCGCACCCTCGCCCATCGCCAGGGTAACGACACCTTCCGCCGCGATCCGCCCGGATTTCTTGTCGGCCTTGGCCTGACCGGACTTGCGCATTAGTTCGACCGCGGCGTCCATGTCTCCAGCAGTTTCCGTCAGGGCCTTCTTGCATTCCATCATCCCGGCGCCGGTACGTTCGCGGAGCTCTTTCACCAGGGCGGCAGTGATTTGCATCATTAAAAATCCTCAGCTGTATGTCCTGTTCGAAAAGTCCGGGCATCTATCAGGCCGGGCCGGAGTGCCTTTTCGTGACTGGCCCGTCAGGCCGGCTCCCCTGTCGCCGCGTCGCCGCCCGTGGATTCCTCCGCGGCAGCAGCGCCACCGGCTCCCTCCTCGACCTCGACGAATTCGTCGTCGGAGGCGCCGACGATCCGCGTCTGGGCCACACCTTCGATGATCGCGTCCGAAGCCACCGTGGTGTAGATCTGTATGGCGCGAATGGCGTCATCGTTTCCGGGGATCGGGTAGTCGACACCCTCGAGCGAATTGTTCGAATCGACGACGGCCACCACGGGAATTCCCAGCTTGACCGCCTCGCTGACGGCGATGCGCTCGTAACCCACGTCGATGATGAATACGGCATCCGGAAGGCCCGACATGTCCTTGATGCCACCAATGCTGCGCTCGAGTTTCTCCATCTCGCGCCTGAGCTGCAGAACCTCCTTCTTCCCGAGATGCTCAAACGAGCTCTTGGTCTCCATCTGCTCGAGTGCCTTGAGCCGCTTGATAGAATGCGCCACCGTCTGAAAGTTGGTGAGCATGCCTCCCAGCCACCGATGGTTCACGTAGGGCATAGAGCAGCGTTCGGCCTGCACACAGAGGGTGTCGCGAGCGGCCCGTTTGGTCCCTACGAAGAGGATTTTGCCGCCTTTTGACGCGATCTTTCCGAGATAGTTGGCCGCTTCGGTCAATAACGGCAGGGACTTCTCGAGGTTGATGATGTGAATCTTGTTGCGGTCGCCGAAAATATACGGTGCCATCTTCGGATTCCAATAACGGGTCTGATGCCCGAAATGCACACCGGCTTCCAGCATCTGGCGCATGGTTACGCTTGACATGTCTTGACTCCTTGGCTCTACGGGTTCGACCTCCACGTACCCCATCCAACGACCCGTCGGTTCGCGATCAATCGCGGCGACCGGGCACCCGGCTGGATGTGACGGTGCGTGTGAGAGATTGATTCGGTCCGTTCGCGTGGCGACACAGATCGCCCGACCTGCCGGAGTGTATCCGGCGCCGTTGCGACACCGCCGAAGCCGCGCACGACGGACCGCATGGATTTCGCTTCCGGCCGGATTTGCCTGAAGCGCGCGCTTTATACCATAATCGTGGGCTATCAACAATTTGAGAGCTGTCTCCGGGCCGAAGGATCTCCCGGGAGGCAAGGCGTCACCCCGCAACAGACGCCACCTGAACGACTTAGGGCGACCGACCCCGTTTTTTCGTCCCAAGACGGCGGTTCCCTCGCCCGCCGTGATCCCTCCGCCCCGGCGACCAACGATCACCCTGACCAAAAATCATGAGCGTCACGATCAAGAGCAACAGTGAAATCGACCGTATGCGTATCGCCGGACGCCTCGCCGCGGAGGTCCTGGAGATGATCGGGGACCACGTCGGTCCCGGGATCTCCACCAACGAACTCGACCGTATCTGCCACGACTACATCGTCAACAATCAGAAGGCGACACCGGCGCCGCTTAACTATCGCGGGTTTCCCAAGTCAATCTGCACCTCGGTAAACCATCAGGTGTGCCACGGTATCCCAGGTGAACGTCTACTCAAAAGTGGAGACATCGTCAACATCGACGTCACCGTTATCAAGGACGGTTTCCATGGAGACACGAGCAAGATGTTTCTGGTAGGCAAGACACCCCCCCATGCGCGACACCTGGTGGATGTCACCTACCAGGCGATGAGGGCCGGAATCGACAGGGTACGACCCGGCGCCTGCCTGGGGGACATCGGCCACACGATCCAGACCGTTGCGGAGAACCACCGATACTCCATCGTTCGCGAGTACTGCGGGCACGGCATCGGGCGGGAGTTTCACGAGGATCCCCAGGTGTTGCACTACGGGGAACCGGGAACCGGGTTGGAACTCCTGCCGGGCATGACCTTCACCATCGAACCGATGGTGAACGCCGGTCGTCGGCACGTAAAACTGCTCCCGGATCAGTGGACCGTCGTCACACGGGACCACCGACTCTCGGCGCAGTGGGAACACACGATTCTCGTCACCGACGATGGACGCGAAGTACTCACGACTCGCAGTGAAGAAGACTTTTCCGGCTGACGGACGCCTATCGCGTCGTCACGCTTCGCCGGCAATCGGATCCCTACCTGGCCAGATGACGCTCCCCGCCCTCATCGACGCGCTTCCCGACTGGATTCGAGCCCTCATGCCCTGGCAGGAACTGGCAATTCCCTGTGCCGGCAGCGACGGCCCCCACGCGGAGCACTGCAGGAGATTCCTCAAGGCTGCAGACGCGGCGCTCGAATCGGCCTTTCTGGACGGGGAGGATATCGCGTCGCTGGTCCATGGCCGTGCGGGTATCGTGGACGTCGTACTCCAGCACGCCTGGTCCGGTCTCGGACTGGA
Coding sequences:
- the rpsB gene encoding 30S ribosomal protein S2, coding for MSSVTMRQMLEAGVHFGHQTRYWNPKMAPYIFGDRNKIHIINLEKSLPLLTEAANYLGKIASKGGKILFVGTKRAARDTLCVQAERCSMPYVNHRWLGGMLTNFQTVAHSIKRLKALEQMETKSSFEHLGKKEVLQLRREMEKLERSIGGIKDMSGLPDAVFIIDVGYERIAVSEAVKLGIPVVAVVDSNNSLEGVDYPIPGNDDAIRAIQIYTTVASDAIIEGVAQTRIVGASDDEFVEVEEGAGGAAAAEESTGGDAATGEPA
- the map gene encoding type I methionyl aminopeptidase; amino-acid sequence: MSVTIKSNSEIDRMRIAGRLAAEVLEMIGDHVGPGISTNELDRICHDYIVNNQKATPAPLNYRGFPKSICTSVNHQVCHGIPGERLLKSGDIVNIDVTVIKDGFHGDTSKMFLVGKTPPHARHLVDVTYQAMRAGIDRVRPGACLGDIGHTIQTVAENHRYSIVREYCGHGIGREFHEDPQVLHYGEPGTGLELLPGMTFTIEPMVNAGRRHVKLLPDQWTVVTRDHRLSAQWEHTILVTDDGREVLTTRSEEDFSG
- the tsf gene encoding translation elongation factor Ts; its protein translation is MQITAALVKELRERTGAGMMECKKALTETAGDMDAAVELMRKSGQAKADKKSGRIAAEGVVTLAMGEGAQTAAIVEVNCETDFVAKDDSFGAFAAAVAETVLEQSPASVEALNAMNLAGSDDHTVEQSRLDLVSKIGENIQVRRFERVVSDGGQIGSYLHGTRIGVLVDAEGGEDTLVRDVAMHIAASRPMCVAEADVPPGVLEKEKEILSAQAASSGKPANIIEKMVEGRIRKYLGEITLLGQPFVKDPERTVGALLGSADAKVNGFVRFEVGEGLEKKQENFAEEVMAQVKGA